A region from the Triticum urartu cultivar G1812 chromosome 1, Tu2.1, whole genome shotgun sequence genome encodes:
- the LOC125524799 gene encoding histone H3.2, producing the protein MARTKQTARKSTGGKAPRKQLATKAARKSAPATGGVKKPHRFRPGTVALREIRKYQKSTELLIRKLPFQRLVREIAQDFKTDLRFQSSAVSALQEAAEAYLVGLFEDTNLCAIHAKRVTIMPKDIQLARRIRGERA; encoded by the coding sequence ATGGCCCGCACCAAGCAGACGGCGAGGAAGTCCACCGGCGGCAAGGCGCCGAGGAAGCAGCTGGCCACCAAGGCGGCCCGCAAGTCCGCCCCGGCCACCGGCGGCGTCAAGAAGCCCCACCGCTTCCGCCCCGGCACCGTCGCGCTCCGGGAGATCCGCAAGTACCAGAAGAGCACCGAGCTGCTCATCCGCAAGCTCCCCTTCCAGCGCCTCGTCCGCGAGATCGCCCAGGACTTCAAGACCGACCTACGCTTCCAGAGCTCCGCCGTCTCCGCGCTGCAGGAGGCCGCCGAGGCGTACCTGGTGGGGCTCTTCGAGGACACCAACCTCTGCGCCATCCACGCCAAGCGCGTCACCATCATGCCCAAGGACATCCAGCTCGCCCGCCGCATCCGTGGAGAGAGGGCCTAA